AACAAAAAAGTTCAAGAAATTAGATTATAATAATCCATGAGATTAATATATATAAATCATTACCAGTCCCAAGGCAGTACTTGCACCTCTTCTTCTCTTGTTGTTTAACATTGTTAACTTCAATTAGCATCAATGTCGAAATTACACCCACTGCTCCCCCAGAAAATGATGCCACAATGGGATCTACTTGGCTGTATCACAGACAAAAGAATAATATATAATATTTTTATAATTACTAGATATGATATGAAAAATTATAATAAAAAATTCAAGCAATTTCACTAGTGGTAGTACCTTAATTGCAAGGGTAGATGCAAGCTCCTTATGAAATCTTCGTACGAGGTTCCTCCTAATCCTACCTTGAGCTCAAGCTGCCATTTAAAAAAAAAAAATCATTCAACAAGAACACATGCTTATGCAGTGTTCAAGGAAAGATACTTTGTTTACATTACCTTAGGCGCAATCAAACCACCAAAGAAGATGATTCCAGAGATCAAAGCAACACTGGTCAAGTAGAGTTGTTTCAAAGTCTTCGGCGTCTATTTTCAAAAAACAAAACAAAAATTAAAAAGACAAGATTTACATTAAACAACAACAAGGACGTGTCTTTTGTCTCTAAAGTAACTAACCACGTTAGGGAGGAAAGGAATGGAAGAAGGGATCTCAGGCATCTCCGTTGCCTCTAGCACAGTGTTCTCATCCTCGTTGATGGATTTAACACTCTTGATCCGCTGCTGAACTCGTAGCCTCCTGACTTCCTCCATTAGGAGAAAGATCTTGTTGCGTCTGCTCCTAATGTTGTCTTGAATCTCCTGAAGCTGCATCTGAACGAAGTCTTGAACCGTCTCTGATCCCTCAATGATACAGAAGTTACTGAAACAAACAAAAAGGTTCGATTTTTACGAAACTAGAATCGAAAAGGTTCGATTTTTAATACACAAACGAAGAGAAGGGGCAAAAGGGTACTTGCTTTGGAACAGAGTCTCCGGCGGGAGGAGGTCCGTTGTTGGTGCCGGCGGCGGAGCAGGAGAGTGTAGAGCGGCCATGTAATAGAAGACGAGGGGGGAGTTTGAGGTGAGATGAAGGGAAGAGGAGTAGGGATCTGGAAGTTGATGATGGAGGAGGAGGAGGAAGAGGAGGAGCAGAAGAGAAGCTCGTCGTCATCATCTTCTCTGCGAGCTATGCTTTCGTTGTCAATACATTTCTGGATAAACTGACCAAAGCTACCACACTTTTTCGGCTGATAATAAATAACCTTCCGGGTGGTTCCAAAGGTTTCGCTGTTTTTGTGTTTTTTTTCAATAACATCCCAATTAATTAATAAACAATCCTTCATTGACACGTGGGGACAATTACAAGTTTTTTTTTTTGTCTTAAACGTCTAAAGCTAATTGTGTTGTGTATCTTTAACTAGAAGTATCTTAATACTTTAATTAGTTTTAAGAAATTATTATGACGAACATAATGTTTCTCGATATTTATATCAATTAAATTAACTTTTAATCCAGTTATTAACCTATACATTTCACTTCATATATATATATATATATATATATATATATATATATATATATCTATATATATATGAAATTGTTTATCAAAAATATTTTTATTCAATTTTTCAAATGAAATTTATTTATTTATTATATATCAATTAAATTGAAGCACATATATTCAACATTATTAATTTATAGAATTTTTACTGTACTACACTAATAATATATACCATTTTATTAAGAAATAATTTATTTTGTCATATAAAAATTAGTTAGATATAATTTATTAAATATTATCAAAATATATTGAAGTGTTAAGAAAAATAGAAAAAAACTTTATTGTGAATACAAAAAAATATAATGTTTGTTTGTACTTATATAAATTATATATATATATATATATACATTATTACGTTATTATATTAGTGAGACTATATATTTACCTAGAATTTTTCTAATAAATTATTATTTTATCAATTTGTGTCATATTTTGAATCGGCCTGATTTGGGATCAATTTTTTTTATTAATTTTTAATATTTATTAATTTATAGAATTTATATTGTACTACTGAAAAACGATTAAAGGAAAAAATAAGAAAAACACAAAATAAATAGAAGAAAAACACAAGTAAAACACAAGATAGATATAAGAAAAACACAAGAAAATCGCAAGAAAAAAATTTAAATTAACATGAACAAAACATGATTAAAATAAAATTAGTTAAGTTTCAAGGGCTTGTACTCTCAAAATCTTGTAATCTTTTGAACCTTTACTCAATATAATCTTATTTCTCATAGATCATTAGTTTTGCAAACTACTGGTAACAATCTTTACCTGAGGTATAGCAATTTTATTGTTTTCTCTTCCCAAACTTTCTTTTCATTCTTTGTCTTTGACCGTTTGAATATCAATAGATGGAGAATGCTTGTGAGAACATATTAAGCTGAACTCCATGAATCACCTCATCAACATGGTCAGTAGGATCTGCGAGATATGCCAGGTGAGGCTCGGAATGTATCGGGAAACGAGGGTAGAAGCAGCACCGTCGTTATCACTTGGTCAATGGCACTCGGTGTCATTGCTTTTTTTCTCTTTAAATTTTATATAACATATGGTTAGTGGAGATAATAGATTCCATTATGAATGTAATAAAATTAATACAGGACAACAAAATGTATGATCACATGGAATTATAGGAATAAAAATAATGACATTGCAGCATTATTGACACATCATTCGTAAAATCTCCGAGAACACAAGCGTTTACAAAAACTTAAAATCTTAACACCCGTTCATCTGCCTAAAGAATCTACATTTTTTTCTGCATCACTCCACTGATCTCAGAACACGATTTTAATCCTCAATCCAGACGGTTTTGAAAAAAACGTTCCTTCACAAGAAGCAGCACTGTCGTTACTTGGGCAATGGCAATCTGTGTCATTGCCCCTAAATTTGTTTATAAATATATTGGCCCCAAGTACATGCTTGACCAGCTTGTGGTCAAGCACGGCCCTGTGTGGACTCAAAGCTATTAAGTTCTAATTGTCTATTTATTATCTATATTTCTGCTGGAAATTATCATCTTCACAATTTCTCTTTCTTACCAAACTTTCTTCTCATTCTCTGTATTTGACCGTTTGAATATCATTACAACTGGACATAACATTTTGAAACTAAAAAGATATTAATTTGGTTATTGTTTTTAAATTTTAGATGTAACTTTTTGTTAATTCTTAAAATAAAAAGCTTCACATGCATTTTAATTGAGTAGCAAATCATTTTCTCCGTAGTTGTATGTATATCATATGAACTTAAAGTATGTGTAATATCAATATAAATATTTTACATAAAATGAGAGATGTAAACTAGAAATATAAAATTAATTATACATGTGTTCGGTTATCTTCGGATATCCATTCGGGTTCGGATATTAACCGTTCGGGTTCGGATATCCAATATCTCCTAATTCAATATCCGTTCGGATATTTAGCTATTTCGGTTCGGGTTTTTCGGATCGGGTTCGGATGCGGCTTCGGATATCGGGTAAGTGCCCATCCTATGGGAAATGATGGAGGTAGTTGATAAGCGAAAAAGGATGTTTGATATCTTATTAACCGGTTGTCAAAAATAGTATAGTGTATATTGTAATAATAATGGTAGTATTTTTTTAGTTAGATAGTTAATTAAGAGTTATTATTTTGTGGTTTTTATTGTATATATTGTAATAATAATAGTACTTGTTGGTTGCTTGATCCAGTTTCTCATTTCTTAAGTAACTTTTGAAAACAAATTCAAATGACCACCAATTGAAACCTAAAAGTCTAAAACAGAAAAAATCATATATTTTAAATAAATAAGGAAATAACATATTTAGAACAAAAAAATGGTCTAGTTTAAAAAATTAGATGTAATTTAATATACTCAAATATAACTGAACGACTAAATAATCTATATATGTCTAACCAAAATAATAGAATAATATTATCTAAAATAATATTTTATACATACAAGTTAAAAAAAGAAATTAAAATAATATACTAATTATTTGTTATAATTTATTTAATTTGTAAACTATGTTTCAAGGGAAAATAAAAGTGGTTTAGAAGTCTTACCATGCTCTAAATCTCAACATGTAATGCGATGTATGAATAGTGCATGTATATCTTTACAAGTGGAAGAAAACGAACAAAGTACTAACGTTGAAGTTGACAGAAATAAAAACACCAGAAACTGTTAGAAACCTAGACAAGACAGGAAAAAGTTTGTTTTTAAACAGAAGAAGAAGCAGCTTCAAGTTTGGGAAGAAGAGCTCTCCAAGCATTAGCTACGCCGTTTGCCAAGCGAGCTTGTCCTTTGGCAAACTGATGAAACGCAACTCCCATCTCTTCCGTCTTCTCTGCTTGGAACCTCACTATCTCCTCGTTCATTCTCTTCACTATCCTCTCAAATCTTATCGTTGCTTCCTCGCTCTCTGCTTTTATCTGCATAAGCACAACCAGATATGGTCAAAGAGAAATCATTTTAAGTTGGAGTTTGTTGTTGTTGTTACCTCTCTGTATTCGTTCTCAGCTTCTCCTACTTTCTCGGAACGTGTGAGCATGAGCTTGTCACTGCAAACAATAACATAGAATAATTTACAGAATGTTCCAAACCAATCTTATTTGACAGAGAACAGATAATCATACAGGTTTATTTCTTTTAG
This genomic interval from Brassica oleracea var. oleracea cultivar TO1000 chromosome C2, BOL, whole genome shotgun sequence contains the following:
- the LOC106326986 gene encoding uncharacterized protein LOC106326986; the protein is MMTTSFSSAPPLPPPPPSSTSRSLLLFPSSHLKLPPRLLLHGRSTLSCSAAGTNNGPPPAGDSVPNNFCIIEGSETVQDFVQMQLQEIQDNIRSRRNKIFLLMEEVRRLRVQQRIKSVKSINEDENTVLEATEMPEIPSSIPFLPNVTPKTLKQLYLTSVALISGIIFFGGLIAPKLELKVGLGGTSYEDFIRSLHLPLQLSQVDPIVASFSGGAVGVISTLMLIEVNNVKQQEKKRCKYCLGTGYLPCAKCSASGVCLTTDPIKRTRASSRLLQAPTTERCLNCSGAGKVMCPTCLCTGMVTASEHDPRFDPFD